One stretch of Bremerella cremea DNA includes these proteins:
- a CDS encoding MFS transporter: MHTASANRAEVTTREKEQEPPTRIRYWILLSLCILSMITYLDRVCFGAAAPEIAESIGLTDVAQMKWAFTAFALAYALFEIPSGWFGDRLGPRSLLIRIVIWWSVCTILTGAIGLSFGFFSFGGLGTLVLLRFLFGAGEAGAYPNITRAIHDWFPKQEWEFAQGAVWMTGRLMGGVTPLIWAILVGNAIFPIAPLHWRGAFFLFGGLGFLWCIGFAIWFRNSPAQHPQVNAAELKLISKGQKGASATHKMVWSLLLTNHSLHALCLMYALVTFVWIFNITYLPAYLLERFQIDKGDLLGAIYCGAPLWLGAVGCFCGGFLVSRLARGTDSRAQARQRLGIIAMLLCSLFWIGAYWSVSIHFFCPLVALSAFCIDLTVGSAWASCQDIGQKNAAVAAASMNMIGTFGAAFAGWLTGTLIQISLAGSAAQQHTTVELLSPSQRRSAILDGYDNLFLINIFVFLLAAVCWMFVRIPETNDEPSANELTSFPE, from the coding sequence ATGCACACCGCGTCTGCGAATCGCGCTGAAGTGACCACTCGCGAGAAGGAACAAGAACCACCGACGCGAATCCGCTATTGGATTTTGCTATCGCTGTGCATTCTGTCGATGATTACGTATCTCGATCGGGTTTGTTTCGGCGCCGCAGCGCCGGAGATCGCCGAGTCGATCGGGCTGACCGATGTCGCCCAAATGAAGTGGGCTTTCACCGCCTTCGCCCTGGCGTACGCCCTATTCGAGATTCCTTCAGGGTGGTTTGGTGATCGACTGGGACCGCGCAGTTTGCTCATCCGAATTGTAATTTGGTGGTCGGTCTGCACAATACTCACGGGTGCGATCGGCCTATCGTTCGGCTTCTTCAGTTTTGGCGGACTAGGGACGCTCGTATTGCTGCGTTTCCTATTTGGAGCAGGCGAAGCAGGAGCCTACCCGAACATTACTCGCGCCATCCACGACTGGTTTCCCAAACAGGAATGGGAATTCGCCCAAGGCGCCGTATGGATGACCGGACGGTTGATGGGAGGCGTGACACCGCTGATCTGGGCGATTCTCGTTGGGAACGCGATCTTTCCTATCGCCCCGCTCCACTGGCGCGGGGCTTTTTTTCTGTTTGGTGGCCTGGGATTCCTTTGGTGCATCGGTTTTGCAATTTGGTTTCGCAATTCCCCCGCGCAGCATCCCCAAGTCAACGCCGCCGAATTGAAGTTGATAAGTAAGGGGCAAAAAGGGGCGTCAGCAACGCATAAGATGGTCTGGTCTCTCTTGCTGACCAATCATAGCCTTCACGCGCTTTGCTTGATGTATGCCCTGGTAACGTTCGTATGGATCTTCAACATCACCTACTTGCCGGCTTATTTGCTAGAGCGTTTTCAGATCGACAAGGGAGATTTGCTCGGCGCCATCTATTGCGGTGCTCCCCTCTGGCTCGGCGCGGTAGGCTGCTTTTGTGGCGGTTTTCTCGTCTCGCGGCTGGCACGTGGCACCGATTCGCGAGCGCAAGCACGTCAGCGATTGGGCATCATTGCCATGCTACTTTGCAGCTTGTTTTGGATCGGCGCCTATTGGAGCGTCAGCATTCACTTCTTCTGTCCGCTGGTCGCATTGTCCGCCTTTTGCATTGACCTGACGGTCGGATCGGCTTGGGCGAGTTGCCAGGATATTGGTCAGAAAAACGCAGCCGTCGCCGCTGCCAGCATGAATATGATCGGCACATTTGGCGCGGCTTTCGCCGGTTGGTTGACAGGGACGTTGATTCAGATTTCTTTGGCTGGAAGCGCCGCCCAACAGCACACAACGGTCGAATTATTGTCGCCATCTCAGCGGCGATCAGCCATATTGGATGGTTACGACAACCTATTCTTGATTAACATCTTCGTCTTTTTGTTGGCAGCAGTCTGCTGGATGTTCGTTCGAATTCCTGAAACCAACGACGAACCTTCCGCTAACGAATTGACTTCCTTCCCTGAATAG
- a CDS encoding YqaE/Pmp3 family membrane protein has protein sequence MSTVAKNEGTADIIRILLAIILPPLGVFFEVGLGLHFWLNILLTMCGFVPGIIHAVWVILRK, from the coding sequence ATGAGTACCGTCGCAAAGAATGAAGGAACCGCTGACATTATTCGTATCCTCTTGGCGATTATTTTACCGCCACTGGGAGTCTTCTTTGAAGTCGGGTTAGGGCTGCACTTCTGGCTCAACATCCTGCTGACTATGTGTGGTTTTGTGCCAGGTATTATCCATGCCGTTTGGGTTATCTTGCGTAAGTAA
- a CDS encoding prenyltransferase/squalene oxidase repeat-containing protein → MADDDPLSPNESQDDAKLGGSDKQKDDTKKKAPISFGGVPPTGDAWNVVPATPSPSSTPPAQPLKAPRSLPESKKPPTSEPPQETPAEKTKLPPKPNKPNKKQQPLPAQKKKSKPSQPDVAQKSPSQATEPSQVAAPQSSASKQSAQAQAKPEEPSAETVRPATKARSVEPSAGKEPARKDATAKPTPPPVSPSQEKPDTSSKPLPTPGKKGKLPNLVPARQVPPVTAEEAAGPLVEVEREELPWYQQIRIAAIHDTPAWLASLIVHFVVIILFLLLTVATYHQEPQVVEATYAEDLGEQLEYNMLVLDAAEFEIENNSGTLENLVETAEIPLPKSLTEVDLVGTEAVRLEEQEILGTELMARGEGATKRALIQAYGGSATTEQAVAEALAWLKRNQGRDGSWSLTGPYSDGSSIENKVSATAMALLAFQGAGHTDRSGDHAKVVARGWSFLFGRLSSDGSFLDRDTMPNQHRPYTQAQATIALCELYAMTGDAELKPKAQAAINYAVSWQAPEGGWRYTPGLESDLSVTGWFLMALQSARMANLEVPEETLTNVDRFLASVSSTPKEDGMFLLGSRYQYRDQSAERPTPTMTAEGLLCRQYLGWQQDDPRLLDGMQYILKNPIQWKEPNVYYWYYATQVAHHAEGNAWRDWNAKLRQVVPENQVQTGREKGSWDPAYDEYGIKAGRLFMTCLCTYMLEVYYRHLPIYSKQDLVRP, encoded by the coding sequence GTGGCAGACGACGATCCACTTTCGCCGAACGAATCGCAAGACGATGCGAAACTAGGTGGAAGCGACAAGCAGAAAGACGACACGAAAAAGAAGGCTCCCATTTCTTTTGGCGGGGTGCCTCCGACGGGAGACGCTTGGAATGTCGTTCCTGCCACGCCCTCCCCTTCCTCGACTCCGCCAGCGCAACCATTGAAAGCCCCTCGCTCGCTGCCGGAGAGCAAGAAGCCACCTACTTCTGAACCTCCCCAGGAAACGCCTGCCGAGAAAACGAAGCTGCCGCCGAAACCGAACAAGCCCAACAAGAAACAGCAGCCTCTGCCTGCGCAGAAGAAAAAGAGCAAACCTTCTCAGCCTGACGTCGCACAGAAAAGTCCTTCCCAGGCCACAGAGCCTTCGCAAGTAGCAGCCCCCCAATCATCTGCCAGCAAGCAATCGGCTCAGGCACAAGCGAAACCGGAAGAGCCATCCGCGGAAACAGTTCGACCGGCAACGAAAGCCCGCTCAGTCGAACCCAGCGCGGGCAAAGAACCAGCCCGTAAGGACGCAACCGCCAAGCCAACACCTCCCCCAGTTTCCCCTTCCCAAGAAAAGCCTGACACGTCCAGTAAGCCTCTGCCTACGCCTGGCAAGAAAGGCAAGCTTCCCAATTTGGTCCCAGCTCGGCAAGTTCCGCCGGTCACTGCGGAAGAAGCGGCCGGGCCATTGGTCGAGGTCGAGCGGGAAGAACTGCCCTGGTATCAGCAAATCCGGATTGCCGCCATCCACGACACACCAGCGTGGTTGGCTAGTTTGATCGTCCATTTTGTCGTCATCATCTTGTTTCTGTTACTGACGGTTGCCACTTACCACCAGGAACCTCAAGTGGTCGAAGCGACCTACGCGGAAGACCTTGGCGAGCAGCTTGAATACAACATGCTGGTGCTTGATGCGGCTGAATTCGAAATTGAGAACAATTCTGGAACGCTAGAGAATCTTGTCGAGACCGCCGAAATTCCTTTGCCGAAGTCGCTAACCGAGGTCGATCTCGTTGGTACCGAAGCGGTACGGCTCGAAGAGCAAGAGATCCTGGGAACAGAACTGATGGCCCGTGGCGAGGGAGCCACGAAGCGCGCTTTAATCCAAGCCTACGGTGGCAGCGCGACGACCGAGCAAGCAGTCGCGGAAGCTTTGGCCTGGCTCAAACGCAACCAAGGTCGAGATGGCTCGTGGAGTCTGACGGGGCCCTACTCGGATGGTTCCAGCATTGAAAACAAAGTCTCAGCAACCGCCATGGCTCTCTTAGCATTCCAAGGTGCCGGTCATACCGATCGAAGCGGCGATCATGCCAAGGTCGTTGCCCGAGGTTGGAGCTTTCTGTTCGGTCGGTTGAGTTCCGATGGGAGTTTCCTCGATCGCGACACGATGCCCAATCAACACCGCCCCTACACGCAAGCCCAAGCAACGATCGCCTTGTGCGAGCTTTACGCGATGACCGGGGATGCCGAGCTAAAACCGAAAGCTCAAGCGGCCATCAACTATGCCGTTTCGTGGCAAGCACCGGAAGGTGGCTGGCGGTATACACCGGGATTAGAGTCCGATCTTTCAGTAACCGGTTGGTTTTTAATGGCCTTACAAAGCGCCCGCATGGCCAATTTAGAAGTCCCTGAGGAAACACTGACCAATGTCGATAGGTTTCTAGCGAGTGTCTCTTCGACGCCCAAAGAAGACGGCATGTTCCTGCTAGGTAGCCGTTATCAATATCGAGACCAATCGGCCGAACGCCCCACCCCGACGATGACCGCCGAGGGCCTTCTTTGTCGCCAGTATCTTGGTTGGCAACAGGACGATCCTCGCTTGCTCGATGGGATGCAGTACATTTTGAAAAACCCCATCCAGTGGAAAGAACCCAACGTCTACTATTGGTACTACGCCACCCAGGTCGCGCATCACGCAGAAGGGAACGCCTGGCGTGATTGGAATGCCAAACTACGACAAGTCGTCCCTGAGAATCAAGTTCAAACCGGACGAGAGAAAGGCAGTTGGGACCCCGCTTACGACGAATACGGCATCAAAGCAGGTCGGCTCTTTATGACTTGCCTTTGCACCTACATGCTGGAAGTCTACTATCGGCACCTGCCAATCTACAGCAAGCAAGATCTAGTTCGTCCTTAA
- a CDS encoding PA2169 family four-helix-bundle protein, protein MSLETKTKLTPETISSVQELIHINVDSRNTFQELADGTANSSVAIMFRELASERNRNVAELESLLNFNDATIEETGSLAGAAHRLLISLRATLGAGTTTMLNEAEAAEESIEKKYEEVLTRDPGSAVSDILHRQFGGIRAAHQRVRAIRDAHRRAN, encoded by the coding sequence ATGTCACTTGAAACGAAAACTAAATTGACGCCTGAAACCATTTCAAGCGTGCAAGAACTCATTCATATCAATGTCGATAGCCGGAATACGTTCCAGGAATTAGCGGATGGTACGGCGAACTCGTCCGTTGCGATCATGTTTCGTGAACTCGCATCCGAACGAAACCGTAACGTTGCCGAGTTGGAGTCGTTGTTGAATTTCAACGATGCCACGATAGAAGAAACAGGCAGTCTCGCTGGTGCCGCACATCGCTTGCTTATCAGTCTGCGAGCCACACTGGGTGCTGGCACAACGACCATGCTCAACGAAGCGGAAGCAGCAGAAGAAAGTATTGAAAAGAAATACGAAGAGGTGCTGACACGCGACCCAGGTTCGGCAGTTAGCGACATTCTTCATCGCCAATTTGGCGGCATACGCGCTGCACATCAACGTGTTCGCGCCATACGAGATGCCCATCGTCGGGCCAACTAA
- a CDS encoding alpha/beta hydrolase family protein translates to MKSIISLALCNFLISAGLCVLLLSSSALAEALQEPVDREFVAYCDGTVQKYVLILPGGELQVAHDLLIALHGHGSDRWQFATHDRDETRAVRDVAEQHQMILACPDYRATTSWMGPAAEADMVQLIALLKQRYPVQRVLLCGGSMGGSSALTFAALHPDLVDGVVAMNGTANHLEFENFQDAIRRSFGGSKQEKTVEYKKRSAEYWPERFTMPIGLTTGGKDETVPPQSVQRLAGVLRQLQKDLLHIHRESGGHATNYEDARKVLEYVVDKMETP, encoded by the coding sequence ATGAAATCAATCATTTCCCTAGCGTTGTGTAATTTCCTGATCTCTGCTGGGCTTTGCGTTCTGCTACTGTCGTCTTCTGCATTGGCGGAGGCCCTCCAAGAGCCGGTCGACCGCGAGTTCGTCGCCTATTGCGACGGCACCGTGCAGAAGTACGTCTTGATTTTACCTGGCGGCGAACTCCAGGTCGCGCATGACCTGTTGATCGCCTTGCACGGGCACGGTAGCGATCGGTGGCAGTTTGCGACCCACGACCGGGACGAAACCCGCGCTGTGCGCGACGTGGCGGAACAGCATCAAATGATCCTCGCTTGCCCCGACTATCGAGCCACGACGTCATGGATGGGACCAGCCGCAGAAGCGGACATGGTCCAATTGATTGCCCTGCTCAAGCAACGCTATCCGGTTCAACGGGTACTCCTCTGTGGCGGATCGATGGGAGGATCTTCTGCTCTCACTTTCGCAGCACTCCATCCTGATTTAGTAGACGGCGTTGTCGCAATGAACGGAACCGCGAATCATCTCGAGTTCGAGAACTTCCAGGATGCGATCCGTCGATCGTTCGGCGGATCGAAACAAGAGAAGACCGTGGAATACAAGAAACGAAGCGCCGAGTATTGGCCAGAACGCTTCACCATGCCAATAGGGCTGACGACCGGCGGAAAAGATGAAACCGTACCGCCGCAAAGCGTCCAACGTCTGGCCGGTGTGCTCCGCCAGTTGCAAAAAGACCTACTTCATATTCATCGCGAGTCAGGTGGGCATGCTACGAACTACGAAGACGCCAGAAAGGTCCTGGAGTACGTCGTAGACAAAATGGAAACTCCCTAA
- a CDS encoding SMP-30/gluconolactonase/LRE family protein, with product MRRHHLVAGLILTSALFTIGQAEETKPYPSFGKIIRLDPRIDAILPPDAKLEKLASGFEWSEGPVWIPQEDCLLFSDIPNDSIMRWSEKDGLTLFLKPAGQSGAVRRGTEPGSNGLLLDKAGNLVMCQHGDRQIARLKGVDPKSKQTVLIDNYQGKRLNSPNDGAFKSNGDLYFTDPPYGLKLAEKDPARELPYSGIYRLTPAGKLTLLNDKLTFPNGLAFSPDEKKLYVAQSDPKAALWMVFDVKEDGTLSEGEVFFDATKWVETEKGLPDGLKVDQSGNIFATGPGGVFIFAPDGTHLGTIATGEATGNCAWGDDGSSLYINADMYLGRVKTSTRGTGW from the coding sequence ATGAGACGACATCACTTAGTCGCTGGACTGATTCTTACTTCCGCACTTTTCACGATCGGTCAAGCCGAAGAGACCAAGCCATATCCGTCGTTTGGCAAGATCATTCGACTTGATCCGCGTATCGATGCCATTCTGCCCCCCGATGCGAAACTGGAAAAGTTAGCCAGCGGCTTTGAATGGAGCGAAGGCCCGGTTTGGATTCCGCAGGAAGATTGTCTGCTCTTCTCGGATATTCCAAACGACTCAATCATGCGCTGGTCCGAGAAAGATGGGTTGACCCTCTTCCTGAAGCCAGCAGGGCAAAGTGGTGCCGTTCGACGCGGGACCGAGCCTGGCAGCAATGGCTTGCTACTCGACAAGGCGGGCAATCTGGTGATGTGTCAGCATGGCGATCGACAAATTGCGAGGCTAAAAGGTGTCGATCCTAAATCGAAGCAAACGGTGCTGATCGACAACTATCAGGGAAAACGGCTCAATAGCCCAAACGACGGAGCCTTTAAATCTAACGGCGATCTCTACTTCACCGACCCGCCGTATGGCTTGAAGCTTGCCGAGAAAGATCCCGCGCGAGAACTCCCGTATTCCGGCATCTATCGCCTGACCCCTGCAGGAAAGTTGACGCTATTAAACGACAAACTAACTTTCCCCAACGGGCTCGCGTTCAGTCCAGATGAGAAAAAGTTGTACGTCGCGCAGTCCGATCCCAAAGCCGCACTCTGGATGGTCTTTGACGTCAAAGAGGACGGTACACTGAGCGAAGGAGAAGTCTTTTTTGACGCGACCAAATGGGTGGAAACCGAAAAAGGTTTGCCCGATGGTCTGAAGGTCGACCAAAGTGGTAATATCTTCGCGACTGGTCCCGGTGGGGTCTTCATCTTTGCCCCGGACGGCACTCATCTAGGCACGATCGCCACGGGCGAGGCAACCGGCAATTGTGCCTGGGGCGATGACGGAAGTTCGCTGTACATCAATGCCGATATGTACCTTGGTCGCGTGAAGACCTCTACGCGGGGCACAGGCTGGTAG